The following are encoded in a window of Onychostoma macrolepis isolate SWU-2019 unplaced genomic scaffold, ASM1243209v1 Scaffold44, whole genome shotgun sequence genomic DNA:
- the LOC131535605 gene encoding serine/arginine repetitive matrix protein 1-like: protein MVRLVFRPYTQVGRPICTSGPLRASTRVSSGFALPRHSSPSFGYHRTRSSSTCPAVRARRAGVLFNFPSRYLSTIGLVPVFSLRWSLPPTLGCIPKQPDSKKNRTPAGRGPLPASHRPRAKPPSEGLGPPARAERAVFCTPHFPRPVAGAGIRRWALPSSLAATEGILRVVSPDLRSYSEGVVAAAPLSPEGREAGLSRVGRRRERNARRRETPTDARPPPQTTASARRRESWGSRPPVLAEPSGRVAAALPPPEGREAGLSRVGRRRERNARRRETPTDARPPQRRRPPVGARVGGRDPRSSQNRADVSPPPSPPPRGDERDGGSPPTKTTSAHGRELEVPVARAAEGVQTHRQPRRGGPPVLEPQTRRRPPPSPVGEGERRWKGPEEAGAGSGPGADQPGKPNRATVGGKKGNNRSALESYTRVSLREEEGEGTPRYASLVRPLIGRPVRGKSAFRGDRGSAAGARSAEGGHLTKPSPQAPLGPPVPNLRDKTGRLSLPMKRRHPGGAFSCAHQNGQGDFALGSPYQTFFAVPLGTPNPQRPVLYGKAGRAPSRPGGVLARARYALQSTRGTWTSVILRKALQNLSPPNLPFGEIATAPQNGFPYRTDLQGRGRIWNLPGDEAPSPACCGDSDTLDVWPEPPFST, encoded by the exons ATGGTTCGATTAGTCTTTCGCCCCTATACCCAGGTCGGACGACCGATTTGCACGTCAGGACCGCTGCGGGCCTCCACCAGAGTTTCCTCTGGCTTCGCCCTGCCCAGGCATAGTTCACCATCTTTCGGGTACCATCGCACACGCTCTAGCTCCACCTGCCCGGCGGTGCGGGCGAGACGGGCCGGTG ttcttttcaactttcccTCACGGTACTTGTCGACTATCGGTCTCGTGCCGGTATTTAGCCTTAGATGGAGTTTACCACCCACTTTGGGCTGCATTCCCAAGCAACCCGACTCCAAGAAGAACCGCACCCCGGCGGGGCGGGGGCCGCTACCGGCCTCACACCGTCCACGGGCTAAGCCTCCATCAGAAGGACTTGGGCCCCCGGCCCGCGCCGAGAGAGCGGTCTTCTGTACGCCACATTTCCCTCGCCCCGTGGCCGGGGCGGGGATTCGGCGCTGGGCTCTTCCCTCTTCGCTCGCCGCTACTGAGGGAATCCTT CGGGTTGTCTCGCCTGACCTGAGGTCGTACTCGGAGGGGGTCGTGGCGGCCGCTCCGCTATCCCCAGAGGGACGGGAGGCTGGCCTGAGTCGAGTCGGTCGCCGCCGGGAGCGCAACGCACGCCGTCGGGAAACCCCCACGGACGCGCGTCCCCCCCCACAAACGACGGCGTCCGCCCGTCGGCGCGAGAGTTGGGGGTCGAGACCCCCGGTCCTCGCAGAACCGAGCGGACGTGTCGCCGCCGCCCTCCCCCCCCCAGAGGGACGGGAGGCTGGCCTGAGTCGAGTCGGTCGCCGCCGGGAGCGCAACGCACGCCGTCGGGAAACCCCCACGGACGCGCGTCCCCCGCAACGACGGCGTCCGCCCGTCGGCGCGAGAGTTGGGGGTCGAGACCCCCGGTCCTCGCAGAACCGAGCGGACGTGTCGCCGCCGCCCTCCCCGCCCCCCAGAGGGGACGAGAGAGACGGAGGGAGCCCTCCCACCAAAACGACGTCCGCCCACGGACGAGAGTTGGAGGTCCCCGTCGCGCGGGCAGCGGAGGGGGTTCAGACCCACCGGCAGCCGCGGAGGGGAGGACCTCCGGTCCTCGAGCCGCAGACGAGGCGCCGCCCTCCCCCCTCCCCCGTAGGGGAGGGAGAGAGACGGTGGAAGGGGCCAGAGGAGGCCGGGGCGGGAAGCGGACCCGGGGCG GATCAACCAGGTAAGCCCAACCGTGCGACGGTGGGGGGCAAAAAAGGGAACAACCGCAGCGCGCTTGAATCCTACACGCGGGTCTCGCTCCGCGAGGAAGAGGGTGAGGGCACACCCCGCTATGCCTCGCTGGTGCGGCCGCTCATAGGGCGAC CCGTAAGGGGGAAAAGTGCGTTTCGCGGGGACCGGGGGAGTGCGGCTGGCGCCCGTAGCGCCGAGGGCGGACACCTAACGAAACCCTCGCCGCAGGCTCCTCTCGGCCCGCCGGTACCGAACCTCCGAGACAAGACCGGCCGTCTGAGCCTCCCTATGAAACGTCGGCACCCCGGAGGGGCCTTCTCGTGCGCGCATCAAAACGGACAAGGCGATTTCGCCCTCGGGTCACCGTACCAAACTTTTTTCGCCGTGCCCCTAGGAACACCCAACCCACAGCGGCCAGTGCTTTATGGCAAAGCGGGACGAGCACCTTCTCGGCCGGGCGGGGTCCTAGCTCGGGCGCGCTACGCGCTCCAATCGACCAGGGGGACGTGGACCTCGGTCATTTTGCGCAAAGCGCTCCAAAACCTAAGTCCACCAAATTTGCCTTTCGGCGAAATCGCGACGGCACCTCAAAACGGCTTCCCCTATCGGACCGATCTCCAGGGTCGCGGTCGAATCTGGAACCTGCCCGGGGACGAGGCGCCTTCCCCGGCCTGCTGCGGCGACTCGGACACCCTGGATGTTTGGCCCGAGCCCCCCTTTTCGACTTAG